Proteins encoded together in one Telopea speciosissima isolate NSW1024214 ecotype Mountain lineage chromosome 6, Tspe_v1, whole genome shotgun sequence window:
- the LOC122665384 gene encoding probable WRKY transcription factor 12 — translation MEGDRGAPRGCYEFEVSFSSPQPIHEMGFSQFEETQGLSFLVPSHQSSHVSLPLNNSNNSMGRANNDLVTRPPWNNNDQVRNLDPKVVNEDQNCTLNINDGSDSWWRSSSTDKNKVKVRRKLREPRFCFQTRSDVDVLDDGYKWRKYGQKVVKNSLHPRSYYRCTHSNCRVKKRVERLSEDCRMVITTYEGRHTHSPCDDSNSSEQECFNSF, via the exons ATGGAAGGAGATCGAGGAGCGCCGCGTGGTTGTTACGAGTTCGAGGTTTCGTTTTCGAGCCCACAACCAATCCATGAAATGGGTTTTTCCCAGTTTGAAGAAACCCAAGGCCTGAGCTTCTTGGTTCCATCTCATCAGTCTTCTCATGTATCCCTGCCTCttaacaacagcaacaacagcatGGGACGTGCTAATAACGACCTTGTTACTAGGCCTCCTTGGAACAACAATGACCAG GTTAGGAATTTGGATCCCAAGGTTGTAAATGAAGATCAGAACTGCACCCTTAACATTAATGATGGCAGTGATTCCTG GTGGAGGAGCTCATCCACAGACAAAAACAAAGTAAAGGTGAGGAGAAAGCTTAGAGAACCCAGGTTCTGTTTTCAAACAAGAAGTGATGTAGATGTACTAGATGATGGTTACAAATGGAGGAAGTACGGACAAAAAGTAGTCAAGAACAGCCTCCACCCAAG AAGTTATTATCGATGCACACATAGTAACTGTCGAGTGAAGAAGAGGGTGGAACGATTATCAGAGGATTGTCGAATGGTGATAACAACTTATGAAGGTAGACACACTCACTCTCCTTGTGATGATTCAAATTCATCAGAGCAAGAGTGTTTCAACTCATTCTAA